Proteins found in one Mucilaginibacter inviolabilis genomic segment:
- a CDS encoding aconitate hydratase — translation MAFDLDMIKKVYDRYSTRVDAARKATGKHLTLTEKILYAHLSEGDAQKAFGRGVDYVDFAPDRVAMQDATAQMALLQFMQAGRPQVAVPSTVHCDHLIQAKVGAVADLNTAVDVNREVYDFLASVSDKYGIGFWKAGAGIIHQVVLENYAFPGGMMIGTDSHTPNAGGLGMIAIGVGGADACDVMAGLPWELKFPKLIGVKLTGKLSGWTSAKDVILKVAGILTVKGGTGAIVEYFGEGARSLSATGKGTICNMGAEIGATTSIFGYDEKAAAYLTGTKRGDIAELANAIAQHLTGDEEVYANPEQYFDQVIEINLSELEPHVNGPFTPDLAWPISKFATAVKENNWPTKLEVGLIGSCTNSSYEDITRSASIAKQAIDKKLKTKAEFTITPGSELVRYTVERDGYLNTFDQMGGVVLANACGPCIGQWARHTDDPTRKNSIITSFNRNFAKRQDGNPNTHAFVASPEIVTAFAIAGDLTFNPLTDTLTNENGEQVKFDEPQGIEMPVKGYAVEDAGYQAPAEDGSTVQVIVDPKSSRLQLLEPFKAWEGTDLKGLKLLIKAKGKCTTDHISMAGPWLKFRGHLDNISNNMLIGAINYFNNTADSVKNELTGEYGPVPATQRDYKANGIGTVVVGDENYGEGSSREHAAMEPRHLGVRAILVKSFARIHETNLKKQGMLGITFADTNDYDKIQEDDVIDIDGLTTFAPGKQLTVVLHHKDGSVDSFPVNHTYNDQQIEWFKAGGALNIIRKQMAS, via the coding sequence ATGGCTTTTGATTTAGATATGATCAAAAAAGTTTACGATCGCTACAGCACCCGTGTGGATGCTGCCCGTAAAGCGACCGGTAAACATCTAACCTTAACCGAGAAAATTTTATATGCCCACCTTTCTGAGGGCGATGCTCAAAAAGCATTTGGCCGCGGAGTGGATTATGTTGATTTTGCACCAGACCGTGTAGCTATGCAGGATGCTACTGCTCAAATGGCCCTTTTGCAGTTTATGCAGGCTGGCCGTCCGCAGGTTGCTGTTCCTTCTACCGTACATTGCGATCACCTGATACAAGCAAAAGTTGGTGCAGTTGCCGATTTAAATACTGCTGTTGATGTAAACCGTGAGGTTTATGATTTCCTGGCCTCTGTTTCTGATAAGTATGGTATTGGTTTCTGGAAAGCAGGCGCTGGTATCATTCACCAGGTTGTTTTAGAGAACTACGCTTTTCCGGGTGGTATGATGATCGGTACCGACTCACACACGCCTAACGCGGGTGGTTTGGGTATGATTGCTATTGGTGTTGGTGGTGCTGATGCTTGCGATGTAATGGCAGGCTTACCATGGGAGCTTAAATTCCCTAAACTGATTGGTGTTAAATTAACCGGAAAACTTTCTGGCTGGACATCAGCAAAAGACGTAATATTAAAAGTGGCTGGTATCCTTACCGTAAAAGGTGGTACCGGTGCTATTGTTGAATATTTTGGCGAAGGTGCACGTTCACTATCAGCCACAGGTAAAGGTACCATCTGTAACATGGGTGCCGAAATTGGCGCTACTACTTCTATCTTCGGATATGACGAAAAAGCGGCTGCTTACCTAACCGGTACTAAACGCGGTGATATTGCCGAGCTTGCCAACGCAATTGCCCAGCACTTAACCGGCGACGAGGAAGTTTACGCTAACCCTGAGCAATATTTTGACCAGGTGATCGAAATCAACCTGTCTGAGCTGGAGCCACATGTAAACGGTCCGTTCACTCCGGATCTGGCATGGCCTATCTCTAAATTCGCAACAGCTGTTAAAGAAAACAACTGGCCTACCAAATTAGAGGTTGGTTTGATTGGTTCTTGCACCAACTCATCATACGAAGATATCACCCGTTCCGCTTCTATCGCGAAACAGGCTATCGATAAAAAATTAAAAACCAAAGCTGAGTTTACCATTACCCCGGGATCTGAGCTGGTACGCTACACGGTTGAACGTGATGGCTATCTGAATACTTTTGATCAAATGGGCGGCGTGGTATTGGCTAACGCTTGTGGTCCGTGTATTGGTCAGTGGGCCCGTCATACCGACGATCCTACACGCAAAAACTCTATCATCACTTCGTTTAACCGTAACTTCGCTAAACGTCAGGATGGTAACCCTAACACCCACGCTTTCGTGGCATCACCAGAGATCGTGACTGCTTTTGCTATCGCAGGTGATTTGACCTTTAATCCATTAACCGACACCCTGACCAACGAAAACGGTGAGCAGGTGAAATTTGATGAGCCACAAGGTATTGAAATGCCGGTAAAAGGTTACGCTGTAGAAGATGCAGGTTACCAGGCACCAGCCGAGGATGGCAGCACAGTTCAGGTTATTGTTGATCCAAAATCATCACGCCTGCAATTGCTGGAGCCATTTAAAGCATGGGAAGGTACCGATTTGAAAGGCTTAAAACTGTTGATCAAAGCTAAAGGTAAATGTACTACCGACCATATCTCTATGGCTGGTCCATGGTTAAAATTCCGTGGTCACCTGGATAACATATCCAACAATATGCTGATCGGTGCTATCAACTATTTTAACAACACTGCCGATAGCGTTAAAAACGAACTGACCGGCGAATATGGTCCGGTACCGGCTACCCAGCGCGATTACAAAGCAAACGGCATCGGCACCGTAGTAGTAGGCGACGAAAACTATGGCGAAGGCTCATCACGTGAGCATGCGGCTATGGAGCCACGTCACCTGGGTGTGCGTGCCATACTGGTAAAATCATTTGCCCGTATCCACGAAACCAATCTTAAGAAACAAGGTATGTTGGGTATCACTTTTGCCGACACCAACGATTACGATAAAATCCAGGAAGATGATGTGATCGATATTGACGGCTTAACAACCTTTGCTCCGGGCAAACAGTTAACCGTTGTATTACACCACAAAGATGGTTCTGTTGATTCGTTCCCGGTAAATCATACCTATAACGACCAGCAAATTGAATGGTTCAAAGCAGGTGGTGCGTTAAACATCATCCGCAAACAAATGGCATCTTAA
- a CDS encoding GNAT family N-acetyltransferase produces the protein MKNENIYPVNKTDYPRIMEIWEASVRATHHFLTEADIQFYKPLILDQYLDAVDLHCTKADGMITGFLGLSDGMVQMLFIHPDSRGLGIGKALLQFAVEKGIRKVDVNEQNQQAVGFYQHMGFVVIGRSEVDGTGKPYPILSMELTEQA, from the coding sequence ATGAAAAACGAAAACATCTATCCGGTTAATAAAACCGACTATCCCAGAATTATGGAAATTTGGGAAGCATCGGTAAGGGCAACACACCATTTTTTAACAGAGGCTGATATTCAGTTTTATAAGCCGCTGATATTGGATCAATACCTGGATGCAGTTGATCTGCACTGCACTAAAGCAGATGGCATGATTACCGGCTTTTTGGGTTTAAGCGATGGCATGGTGCAGATGCTCTTTATTCATCCGGACTCAAGAGGTTTGGGCATTGGAAAAGCGTTGCTCCAATTTGCTGTAGAAAAAGGCATCAGAAAAGTTGATGTCAATGAACAGAATCAACAGGCTGTGGGTTTTTATCAGCATATGGGTTTTGTGGTAATAGGTCGGTCTGAGGTTGACGGTACAGGGAAACCCTATCCAATATTATCCATGGAATTAACCGAACAGGCTTGA
- a CDS encoding GrpB family protein, which yields MKIKITDYQENWPGMFAREQENISRILAFLDPAIVHIGSTSVPGLCAKPIIDIQVGLKNADDLDKTIKPMQEDYTYVRMYEPDWPERRYFCRYKSETGGAIPSLIDVNDLPSVKQGLRSLTHIHIFVKDTEDWIRHIAFRDYLATHPNERDAYCRLKKELSKSDYENMIAYNDAKNDFVKDVQQKAVAWYKELHGIN from the coding sequence ATGAAAATAAAGATAACTGATTACCAGGAAAACTGGCCGGGAATGTTTGCCCGGGAACAGGAAAACATCAGCAGGATACTGGCGTTTTTAGATCCGGCAATAGTTCATATAGGCAGCACATCTGTACCCGGGCTTTGTGCCAAACCCATCATTGATATACAGGTAGGATTAAAAAATGCAGACGATCTGGATAAAACCATCAAACCCATGCAGGAGGATTACACTTATGTTAGAATGTATGAACCCGACTGGCCGGAAAGACGATATTTTTGCAGATATAAAAGTGAAACAGGAGGTGCCATTCCATCGCTCATTGATGTAAATGACTTGCCGTCTGTTAAGCAAGGCTTAAGATCTTTAACTCATATCCATATTTTTGTAAAGGATACGGAAGATTGGATCAGGCATATTGCCTTCCGTGATTATCTGGCCACTCATCCCAACGAACGTGATGCTTATTGCCGCCTTAAAAAAGAGCTATCAAAAAGTGACTATGAAAATATGATAGCCTATAATGATGCTAAGAATGATTTTGTGAAAGATGTTCAGCAAAAGGCGGTTGCATGGTATAAAGAGCTGCACGGTATAAATTGA
- a CDS encoding polysaccharide deacetylase family protein, with amino-acid sequence MYLIKTPWLLKKLYPQLIWNKSKANRCIYLTFDDGPIPIVTTHILNILKQYNAKATFFCIGDNVAKHPDIFKQVTDDGHAIGNHTYNHLKGWKTDNKIYLDNFLLADKVLDTPLFRPPYGRIKRQQILDLQAARPDIKIMMWDVLSGDFDINLKPEACLDKVLKHTQAGSVIVFHDSLKAYDRVKYALPRALEVWSKAGFEFCPLTP; translated from the coding sequence ATGTATCTGATTAAAACACCCTGGCTGCTAAAAAAGCTGTACCCCCAACTTATCTGGAATAAAAGCAAAGCTAATCGTTGCATTTATCTCACTTTTGACGATGGGCCTATACCAATTGTTACAACACACATATTAAATATTTTAAAACAATATAATGCCAAAGCCACCTTTTTCTGTATTGGGGATAATGTAGCAAAACACCCAGATATTTTCAAACAGGTGACCGACGACGGTCATGCCATCGGCAATCATACGTATAATCACCTTAAAGGTTGGAAAACAGATAACAAAATTTACCTGGATAATTTTTTACTGGCTGATAAAGTATTAGATACTCCCCTTTTTCGTCCGCCATATGGCAGGATCAAAAGGCAACAGATCCTTGATCTGCAAGCTGCCCGACCGGATATTAAAATTATGATGTGGGATGTATTAAGCGGTGATTTCGACATCAACCTAAAACCCGAAGCCTGCCTCGATAAGGTACTGAAACACACCCAGGCAGGATCGGTCATTGTATTTCACGACAGCCTGAAAGCTTATGATCGCGTTAAATACGCGTTACCGAGGGCATTGGAAGTTTGGAGTAAGGCGGGTTTTGAGTTTTGCCCCCTAACCCCCTAA
- a CDS encoding TolC family protein yields the protein MKPTLSLPIKTTLIGAIVFSALGFQAKAQEVITLQKAIDLTLERNLTIKQSQFIEALSDEDLKQSKNNQLPSLTAAPQGGFNFGRNIDQSTYQFINQRILQVYGQATAQITLFQGGQLRNQIIQNKILLDANKTATSKVKNDLILNVVTTFLQVLTNQDLVKASKQQIEISKLTLDRAQQNYNVGNQTLADLSQAKAQLSTSELDYTNAQNQLESSMLTLKQYMEMNPATEIEVQKPDIGKLSDIKVIYDPQDILKTALNVNPDVLLAEVQQKSYEQAIKVAKGNYYPTITLVGQAGSNYSNAKNTIDQVIATGTLTPIGVVQATNQVVVQPGFIQTYKSNPFFTQIGNNFNQAVAVSLQIPIFNRFSARTSVRKAKIQAQNAEVTAQLARNTLSKVIYQAVWDLRAAEKKYLSTTQTYKANKDAFNITQQRFTVGLVNSLDYNTSLTNLNKSQFDMIEAQYQLIFRSKVIDYYLGNPITL from the coding sequence ATGAAACCAACATTGTCACTACCCATTAAAACAACTCTTATAGGTGCTATTGTATTTTCGGCACTTGGTTTTCAAGCTAAAGCGCAGGAAGTAATTACTTTACAAAAAGCGATTGATCTTACCCTTGAGCGAAATTTAACCATTAAACAATCGCAGTTTATCGAGGCCTTGTCTGATGAAGATCTGAAACAGTCAAAAAATAACCAACTGCCAAGCCTTACGGCAGCGCCACAAGGTGGGTTTAACTTTGGCCGTAATATCGATCAATCAACCTATCAGTTCATTAATCAGCGTATTTTACAGGTATATGGTCAGGCTACCGCCCAGATCACGTTATTTCAGGGCGGGCAATTGCGAAATCAGATCATTCAAAACAAGATATTGCTTGATGCCAATAAAACAGCCACGTCCAAAGTTAAAAACGACCTGATATTAAATGTGGTTACTACTTTTTTACAAGTGTTAACCAACCAGGATCTGGTAAAAGCGTCGAAACAGCAAATTGAAATATCCAAACTAACGCTGGATAGGGCACAGCAAAACTATAATGTAGGCAACCAAACACTGGCCGATCTTTCACAGGCAAAAGCCCAGCTTTCAACCTCGGAACTTGACTATACCAATGCTCAAAATCAACTGGAATCATCCATGCTTACCTTAAAGCAATATATGGAGATGAACCCGGCTACCGAAATAGAGGTGCAAAAACCGGATATAGGTAAATTGAGCGATATTAAAGTAATATATGATCCGCAGGATATATTAAAAACTGCGTTGAACGTGAACCCGGATGTACTGCTTGCCGAGGTTCAGCAGAAATCATATGAACAGGCCATAAAAGTTGCCAAAGGTAATTATTATCCAACCATTACTTTGGTTGGTCAGGCCGGTTCTAACTATTCAAATGCAAAAAATACCATTGATCAGGTAATAGCCACCGGAACATTGACACCTATAGGTGTTGTACAAGCTACAAATCAAGTTGTTGTACAGCCTGGCTTTATACAAACATATAAAAGCAATCCATTTTTTACCCAGATAGGTAACAACTTTAACCAGGCCGTAGCGGTGAGCTTACAGATCCCTATTTTTAACCGGTTCTCGGCACGTACTTCTGTACGCAAAGCAAAAATCCAGGCTCAAAACGCCGAGGTAACGGCTCAACTGGCCCGCAACACGCTAAGCAAAGTTATTTATCAGGCGGTTTGGGATCTGCGCGCTGCCGAGAAGAAATATCTGTCGACCACACAAACTTATAAGGCTAATAAAGATGCCTTTAATATTACGCAGCAACGGTTCACAGTTGGTTTAGTAAACTCGTTAGATTACAACACTTCTTTAACCAATCTCAACAAATCACAATTTGATATGATTGAGGCACAGTACCAGCTCATTTTCAGAAGCAAGGTAATTGATTATTACCTGGGCAATCCAATAACGCTGTAA